A genomic stretch from Alosa sapidissima isolate fAloSap1 chromosome 3, fAloSap1.pri, whole genome shotgun sequence includes:
- the LOC121706267 gene encoding E3 ubiquitin-protein ligase RNF14-like isoform X3 has protein sequence MDTAREDELLAMENIFGPDEFHRSETSSGGVMKVCPQLPHDFKLIEKAGEINQEYDVKFLPPLVVDFELPATYPDHSSPAFTLSCQWLRHNQLSKICRHLEDIWQTSGGEAVLFSWFQFLREDLLGFLSIHSPWEIPCMEEPQDTDGRDPRVTTTTSIPDTDLLQWLLDHNQKMQQREFEGQSFECGICFFAKYGLECHRFTGCEHIFCKDCISNIFRIAIEEGRVLQFNCPDTDCDSVATSSEVKALVGEELFGRYDQLLLQKTLDCMADVVYCPRANCSSPVVLEPGESWAFCASCAFAFCNRCRQGYHGVNVCPKNTSLGAKAQDIGTLSASSSEYASLPKTVARMRHLWEDYENGTKQRKKLLLERYGRSVFLAGIDDALSGYWIETNTQECPRCSVKIQGAAT, from the exons ATGGACACCGCACGGGAAGACGAGTTGCTTGCGATGGAGAATATATTTGGACCGGATGAATTTCACCGAAGCGAAACTTCCTCGGGTGGAGTGATGAAAGTGTGTCCGCAGCTTCCACATGATTTCAAACTAATTGAAAAAG CAGGTGAAATAAACCAAGAATATGATGTAAAATTCCTGCCGCCTCTGGTAGTGGACTTTGAGCTTCCTGCAACATACCCAGATCATTCCTCGCCTGCTTTTACACTGAGTTGCCAGTGGCTCCGCCATAATCAG CTTTCAAAGATATGCAGGCATCTAGAGGACATTTGGCAGACTTCTGGAGGAGAGGCTGTGCTCTTCTCCTGGTTCCAGTTCCTAAGAGAGGACCTCCTGGGCTTCCTGTCCATCCACTCTCCCTGGGAGATTCCCTGCATGGAGGAGCCTCAGGATACAGACGGCAGAGACCCACGGGTCACTACTACTACCAGTATCCCTGACACAGATCTTCTGCAGTGGCTCCTAGACCACAATCAAAAGATGCAGCAGAGGGAGTTTGAAGGACAAAGTTTTGAGTGTGGGATTTGCTTCTTCGCAAAGTATGGTTTAGAGTGCCACAGATTCACCGGCTGTGAGCACATCTTCTGTAAGGACTGCATCTCTAACATTTTCAGGATTGCCATTGAAGAGGGAAGGGTGCTCCAGTTCAACTGTCCTGATACTGACTGTGACTCTGTGGCCACTTCCTCAGAG GTTAAGGCACTGGTGGGTGAGGAGCTATTCGGTCGGTATGaccagctgctgctgcagaaGACGCTGGACTGCATGGCTGACGTGGTGTATTGTCCTCGTGCCAACTGCAGCTCCCCGGTGGTCCTGGAGCCGGGGGAGTCCTGGGCTTTCTGTGCATCCTGTGCGTTTGCCTTCTGTAATAGATGCCGTCAGGGGTACCATGGGGTGAATGTGTGTCCCAAGAACACCTCTTTAGGTGCCAAAGCACAGGATATAGGTACCCTGTCAGCCTCAAGCTCTGAATACGCATCACTGCCAAAGACTGTAG CGAGGATGCGACATCTGTGGGAAGACTATGAAAACGGCACTAAACAGAGAAAGAAACTTCTGCTGGAGCGATACGGGAGGAGTGTGTTCCTTGCCGGTATAGATGATGCCCTGAGTGGTTACTGGATAGAGACCAACACCCAAGAGTGTCCTAGATGTAGCGTCAAAATACAG GGGGCTGCAACATAA
- the LOC121706267 gene encoding E3 ubiquitin-protein ligase RNF14-like isoform X1: MDTAREDELLAMENIFGPDEFHRSETSSGGVMKVCPQLPHDFKLIEKAGEINQEYDVKFLPPLVVDFELPATYPDHSSPAFTLSCQWLRHNQLSKICRHLEDIWQTSGGEAVLFSWFQFLREDLLGFLSIHSPWEIPCMEEPQDTDGRDPRVTTTTSIPDTDLLQWLLDHNQKMQQREFEGQSFECGICFFAKYGLECHRFTGCEHIFCKDCISNIFRIAIEEGRVLQFNCPDTDCDSVATSSEVKALVGEELFGRYDQLLLQKTLDCMADVVYCPRANCSSPVVLEPGESWAFCASCAFAFCNRCRQGYHGVNVCPKNTSLGAKAQDIGTLSASSSEYASLPKTVARMRHLWEDYENGTKQRKKLLLERYGRSVFLAGIDDALSGYWIETNTQECPRCSVKIQKTGGCNIMQCAHCSATFCWV, from the exons ATGGACACCGCACGGGAAGACGAGTTGCTTGCGATGGAGAATATATTTGGACCGGATGAATTTCACCGAAGCGAAACTTCCTCGGGTGGAGTGATGAAAGTGTGTCCGCAGCTTCCACATGATTTCAAACTAATTGAAAAAG CAGGTGAAATAAACCAAGAATATGATGTAAAATTCCTGCCGCCTCTGGTAGTGGACTTTGAGCTTCCTGCAACATACCCAGATCATTCCTCGCCTGCTTTTACACTGAGTTGCCAGTGGCTCCGCCATAATCAG CTTTCAAAGATATGCAGGCATCTAGAGGACATTTGGCAGACTTCTGGAGGAGAGGCTGTGCTCTTCTCCTGGTTCCAGTTCCTAAGAGAGGACCTCCTGGGCTTCCTGTCCATCCACTCTCCCTGGGAGATTCCCTGCATGGAGGAGCCTCAGGATACAGACGGCAGAGACCCACGGGTCACTACTACTACCAGTATCCCTGACACAGATCTTCTGCAGTGGCTCCTAGACCACAATCAAAAGATGCAGCAGAGGGAGTTTGAAGGACAAAGTTTTGAGTGTGGGATTTGCTTCTTCGCAAAGTATGGTTTAGAGTGCCACAGATTCACCGGCTGTGAGCACATCTTCTGTAAGGACTGCATCTCTAACATTTTCAGGATTGCCATTGAAGAGGGAAGGGTGCTCCAGTTCAACTGTCCTGATACTGACTGTGACTCTGTGGCCACTTCCTCAGAG GTTAAGGCACTGGTGGGTGAGGAGCTATTCGGTCGGTATGaccagctgctgctgcagaaGACGCTGGACTGCATGGCTGACGTGGTGTATTGTCCTCGTGCCAACTGCAGCTCCCCGGTGGTCCTGGAGCCGGGGGAGTCCTGGGCTTTCTGTGCATCCTGTGCGTTTGCCTTCTGTAATAGATGCCGTCAGGGGTACCATGGGGTGAATGTGTGTCCCAAGAACACCTCTTTAGGTGCCAAAGCACAGGATATAGGTACCCTGTCAGCCTCAAGCTCTGAATACGCATCACTGCCAAAGACTGTAG CGAGGATGCGACATCTGTGGGAAGACTATGAAAACGGCACTAAACAGAGAAAGAAACTTCTGCTGGAGCGATACGGGAGGAGTGTGTTCCTTGCCGGTATAGATGATGCCCTGAGTGGTTACTGGATAGAGACCAACACCCAAGAGTGTCCTAGATGTAGCGTCAAAATACAG AAAACAGGGGGCTGCAACATAATGCAGTGTGCACACTGTTCTGCTACCTTCTGCTGGGTTTGA
- the LOC121706267 gene encoding E3 ubiquitin-protein ligase RNF14-like isoform X2 → MDTAREDELLAMENIFGPDEFHRSETSSGGVMKVCPQLPHDFKLIEKGEINQEYDVKFLPPLVVDFELPATYPDHSSPAFTLSCQWLRHNQLSKICRHLEDIWQTSGGEAVLFSWFQFLREDLLGFLSIHSPWEIPCMEEPQDTDGRDPRVTTTTSIPDTDLLQWLLDHNQKMQQREFEGQSFECGICFFAKYGLECHRFTGCEHIFCKDCISNIFRIAIEEGRVLQFNCPDTDCDSVATSSEVKALVGEELFGRYDQLLLQKTLDCMADVVYCPRANCSSPVVLEPGESWAFCASCAFAFCNRCRQGYHGVNVCPKNTSLGAKAQDIGTLSASSSEYASLPKTVARMRHLWEDYENGTKQRKKLLLERYGRSVFLAGIDDALSGYWIETNTQECPRCSVKIQKTGGCNIMQCAHCSATFCWV, encoded by the exons ATGGACACCGCACGGGAAGACGAGTTGCTTGCGATGGAGAATATATTTGGACCGGATGAATTTCACCGAAGCGAAACTTCCTCGGGTGGAGTGATGAAAGTGTGTCCGCAGCTTCCACATGATTTCAAACTAATTGAAAAAG GTGAAATAAACCAAGAATATGATGTAAAATTCCTGCCGCCTCTGGTAGTGGACTTTGAGCTTCCTGCAACATACCCAGATCATTCCTCGCCTGCTTTTACACTGAGTTGCCAGTGGCTCCGCCATAATCAG CTTTCAAAGATATGCAGGCATCTAGAGGACATTTGGCAGACTTCTGGAGGAGAGGCTGTGCTCTTCTCCTGGTTCCAGTTCCTAAGAGAGGACCTCCTGGGCTTCCTGTCCATCCACTCTCCCTGGGAGATTCCCTGCATGGAGGAGCCTCAGGATACAGACGGCAGAGACCCACGGGTCACTACTACTACCAGTATCCCTGACACAGATCTTCTGCAGTGGCTCCTAGACCACAATCAAAAGATGCAGCAGAGGGAGTTTGAAGGACAAAGTTTTGAGTGTGGGATTTGCTTCTTCGCAAAGTATGGTTTAGAGTGCCACAGATTCACCGGCTGTGAGCACATCTTCTGTAAGGACTGCATCTCTAACATTTTCAGGATTGCCATTGAAGAGGGAAGGGTGCTCCAGTTCAACTGTCCTGATACTGACTGTGACTCTGTGGCCACTTCCTCAGAG GTTAAGGCACTGGTGGGTGAGGAGCTATTCGGTCGGTATGaccagctgctgctgcagaaGACGCTGGACTGCATGGCTGACGTGGTGTATTGTCCTCGTGCCAACTGCAGCTCCCCGGTGGTCCTGGAGCCGGGGGAGTCCTGGGCTTTCTGTGCATCCTGTGCGTTTGCCTTCTGTAATAGATGCCGTCAGGGGTACCATGGGGTGAATGTGTGTCCCAAGAACACCTCTTTAGGTGCCAAAGCACAGGATATAGGTACCCTGTCAGCCTCAAGCTCTGAATACGCATCACTGCCAAAGACTGTAG CGAGGATGCGACATCTGTGGGAAGACTATGAAAACGGCACTAAACAGAGAAAGAAACTTCTGCTGGAGCGATACGGGAGGAGTGTGTTCCTTGCCGGTATAGATGATGCCCTGAGTGGTTACTGGATAGAGACCAACACCCAAGAGTGTCCTAGATGTAGCGTCAAAATACAG AAAACAGGGGGCTGCAACATAATGCAGTGTGCACACTGTTCTGCTACCTTCTGCTGGGTTTGA